A stretch of DNA from Microlunatus capsulatus:
TGTCCACGAACATCCTCGGCGACGTCGTCGGCGAGCTCGTGGGGGAGGAGGCCGAGGTCCTGACCCTGATGCGGCCGGACGCGGACCCGCACTCCTTCGAGATCTCGGCGCAGGAGGCGGCGCGGCTGCGCTCCGCCGACCTCGTCGTCTCCAACGGGCTGGGCCTGGAGGAGGGCCTGCAGCAGCACCTCGACGCCGCCGCGGCCGACGACGTCGCGACCTTCGTGGCCGGCGACGCCGTCGAGGTGCTCGACTACCGCGAGGGCGACGCCGAGGGCACGCCGGACTCGCACTTCTGGACCGACCCGGCCCGGGTGCTCGACGTCGTGGACGCGCTCGAGCCCGCGCTCACCGCGCTCGCGGGGGTCGACCCCGCGGTGCTCGCGGCACAGGCCGCCACTTACCGCGACGAGCTCGAGCAGCTGGACGCGGACATGGTCACCGCCTTCGCGGCGATCCCCGAGGAGCGGCGGGCGCTGGTCACCAACCACCACGTGTTCGGCTACCTCGCGGAGCGTTTCGACTTCGAGGTCGTCGGCGCCGTGATCCCCGGTGGCACCACCCTGGCGGCGCCCTCCGCGTCCGACCTGGCCGACCTGGTCGACGCCGTCCGGGAGACCGGCGTGCCCGCCATCTTCGCGGAGTCGTCGTCCCCGGACCGGCTCGTCCAGGCCCTCGCGAGCGAGGCCGACGTCCAGGTCCAGGTGGTCGAGCTCTACACCGAGTCGCTCACCGCTGCCGACGGGGGCGCACCCACCTACCTGTCCATGATGCGCGTCAACACCGAGCGCATCGCCACCGGGCTCTCGCGATGAGCGCCCGGACCCACCCGATGATGAAAGAGGCACCCATGCACCCCACCTCCCTCCGCCGCGCGAAGCTCCCCGTGCTCGCCCTGGGCACGGCCCTGGCCCTGGCCGCCTGCTCGTCGAGCACCGGCGCGGCCCCCGCCGCCGGGCCGAGCAGCAGCGCCGCGAGCGCCAGTACCAGCCCGAGCCCCGCCGCGGCCGGCGCCCGCCTCGCCCTCTCCTACACCGGCGGGATCATGGTGCTGGACGGCACGACGCTGGAGCCCGTGGCCGAGCTGGAGTCGGAGGAGTTCACCCGGCTCAACCCGGCCGGTGACGGCCGCCACGTCATGGTCACGATGAGCAAGGGCTTCCAGGTGCTCGACACCGGGGCCGGGACGGGCGGGCCGGCCG
This window harbors:
- the aztC gene encoding zinc ABC transporter substrate-binding protein AztC, producing the protein MTAVLSAAALLVVALAGCTPAEDDRPLVVVSTNILGDVVGELVGEEAEVLTLMRPDADPHSFEISAQEAARLRSADLVVSNGLGLEEGLQQHLDAAAADDVATFVAGDAVEVLDYREGDAEGTPDSHFWTDPARVLDVVDALEPALTALAGVDPAVLAAQAATYRDELEQLDADMVTAFAAIPEERRALVTNHHVFGYLAERFDFEVVGAVIPGGTTLAAPSASDLADLVDAVRETGVPAIFAESSSPDRLVQALASEADVQVQVVELYTESLTAADGGAPTYLSMMRVNTERIATGLSR